CCGCCTCGCGGCGGCGATCAAGACCTTCGGCGCTTCCTCGCTGCTGGATGGGCTGAAAGACCATTCCAGCATCGAGCCGGGGATGAGTATATTTTTTCGCGTAAACCGTTTTATGCGAATTTCAAGACGGTTTTAGGGCTCTAAGATCAGTCACGATAATGGCAATTATCGTGAGTGATCGCGGAGCGCGGGGGCGCTCCGCTGTGGGTCGGCGGCGGCGCAACGGCCGTGCAACAGCATCGGTGCGGGGCGGCGGAAGACTGGGCGGCAGTGTGTGGCCAAGCGGGCAAGGCTTAACGGATTTGTTATACTTGCCCATGATCTACACCATCGACTACTACAGCGACGCCGTGCGCCTCGGGATCGACGCCCTACCACTGACCGTGCGAGCGCCGGATCGCCGAAGCCCGTCTACAGGAGATCAAACGTGACCGCTGAACGCACCCCGCCCACCCTGACCCACGACGAAATGGTCGCCCGCTGGATGCAAGACCCCGAGTTCAAGGCCGAATACGAACGCCTGGAGCGCGAGGAATTTTTCTGGCTGGACATCGTCCTGAATGCACGCCGCGCCGCTGGCTTAACTCAGGCACAGGTAGCCGAACGTATGGGCACGCAAGCGTCCGCCGTGGCCCGGCTAGAGCGTGCGCTGTCCACCGGCAAGCCCTCGCCATCGCTGGCGACGATGCGCAAGTACGTCAACGCCTGTGGCAAGGAACTGGTGGTGACGTGCCGCTGAAAGCGGCGACCGTATTCGCGGAAACATCATGCAACTGGCCCTAAAGATTCCCGATCATTTGGCGCAGAAACTGGATGCCTTGCCGGATGCTACCGGGCCAGCCGGACAGCGTCTCGGTGTGGCCAAGGGCAAATTCGAGGTGCCGGACACGATCGACGCCCATAACGCCGAGGTGGCGCGGCTGTTTCTGCGAAACTCGTCTACAGGAGATCAAATGTGACCGCTGAACGCACCCCGCCCACTCCGGCCCACGACGCGATGCCGGCGGAAAATGGCTGTCCGGCGGACAACTGCGCCAAGGTGGGCCGTGCCGCGCTCGACAACCCCGACTTGCCAATCGAATTTGTGCGCGACACGCTACTCGCGCTTGAAGAAGAGTCCGAGCCGTTTGATCAAGTTTAATGGACCACGCTAGATTTTCCCGCTTGCTGGAACAGGCCCATGCCGGACAGGCGATCATCCTCGCCAAGGCTAGCAAGCCCTATGCCAGGCTAATTTTTGCGGAGAAACTGATGACCGCGCCCGGTTACAACGAAGATTTCTTCCTATGGACACAACAGCAAGCGGCTCTGCTTAGGCAGGGACAATGGAGCACACTCGACGCGGCGAATCTGGCCGAGGAAATCGAAAGCATGGGCAAGAGCGACCGCCGATCCCTAGCCAGTCATCTCATCACTCTGTTGCTGCACCGGCTCAAGTGGGATTACCAGCCCACGCGACGAGGCACAAGTTGGCGGCTGTCGATCCGCAATGCGCGACGCGAAATCGGGCTGATTCTGGACGATAGCCCGAGTCTTCGACGACAGTTGCCCGATCTGATCGAAACCGCCTATGCCACCGCACGCCGCGACGCCGCCGAGGAAACCGGATTGCCGCTCGCGACATTTCCCGAATGCTGTCCGTTCGCGATCGAACGCCTGCTGGACGATACCCAGCCGGATACGTTTGCACCGCCAAACACGAAGTCAACTACCCCCGCCTGAAGACGGGGGCTTGTGAGGCGACTCGCAAGCCGGGTTGACCGGGGACAGCGGGGAAAGCCCGCTCCGTTTGCAACAGGTCGTCAAGACCCACTCCGGGATGCTTCCTCAGTCCCGGACCCTGGAAGGTCGGGATCATGCAGGCGCAAGGTAAAACGCCGAAGGTTCCGATCGTCACCGCAAGGTGAGAGCCGGTTGTCGACATTCCCGAGGGGAGCGAGCCGCAAGGCTCCGTCACCAGGCCCGTAAGGGCAGGAATTGAAAAATGGCCGTATTCGTTCTCGACAAACAGAAACGTCCGCTGATGCCGTGCACGGAGAAACGCGCGCGGCTGTTACTGGAGCGCGGACGCGCGGTGGTGGTGCGTTTGGCCCCGTTCACCATTCGTCTGAAGGGGGTGCGCGCCGAGGTGCCCAAAGGCAAGAAGGCCGGCGTGCATGTCGGGCGTGTGGCGGTGCGCCGAACCGGATCGTTCAACATCCAAACCCAGGGCGGAACCGTCCGGGGGATCTCCTACCGCCATTGCCG
This DNA window, taken from Allochromatium tepidum, encodes the following:
- a CDS encoding DUF29 domain-containing protein, which codes for MLEQAHAGQAIILAKASKPYARLIFAEKLMTAPGYNEDFFLWTQQQAALLRQGQWSTLDAANLAEEIESMGKSDRRSLASHLITLLLHRLKWDYQPTRRGTSWRLSIRNARREIGLILDDSPSLRRQLPDLIETAYATARRDAAEETGLPLATFPECCPFAIERLLDDTQPDTFAPPNTKSTTPA
- a CDS encoding helix-turn-helix domain-containing protein, with translation MVARWMQDPEFKAEYERLEREEFFWLDIVLNARRAAGLTQAQVAERMGTQASAVARLERALSTGKPSPSLATMRKYVNACGKELVVTCR